One region of Fragaria vesca subsp. vesca linkage group LG4, FraVesHawaii_1.0, whole genome shotgun sequence genomic DNA includes:
- the LOC101313111 gene encoding non-functional NADPH-dependent codeinone reductase 2-like: protein MDSISIPELPLLASPSSYSIPVLGLGTAVYPFPTSDQISAKEAILSAIKVGYRHFDTAAAYQTEQALGEAIHEAISLGLIKSRDELFVTSKLWCCDTHPHRVLPAIQNTLKNLGLEYLNLYLIHWPVSLKTPSYDFPINKDHLLPMDFKGVWEAMEECQKLGLTQSIGVSNFSCQKIETLLATAKIPPAVNQVEMNPVWQQKKVRELCKRKGIVVTAYSPLGGQGTPWGSNAVMECEVLKQIADAKGKSLAQVCLRWVYEQGVSFVVKSFNKERIKENVEIFDWELSPEEVEKIDQIPQKRGYQAFDFIADQGPYKSPEEFWDGEI from the exons ATGGATAGCATAAGCATTCCGGAGTTGCCACTACTGGCTTCCCCAAGTAGTTATAGTATTCCGGTGCTAGGTTTGGGAACGGCTGTGTATCCCTTCCCTACTTCCGATCAAATTAGTGCCAAAGAAGCCATTCTCAGTGCAATCAAAGTGGGTTACAGACATTTTGATACGGCAGCGGCATACCAGACTGAGCAGGCTCTCGGTGAAGCTATCCACGAAGCTATTTCGCTTGGCCTCATCAAATCCCGGGATGAACTTTTTGTTACTTCCAAGCTTTGGTGCTGTGATACGCACCCTCACCGTGTCCTCCCTGCCATTCAGAACACCCTCAA AAATCTGGGGTTGGAGTACCTTAATCTTTATCTGATTCACTGGCCTGTGAGTTTGAAGACTCCCAGCTATGACTTTCCTATTAACAAAGATCACCTTCTTCCTATGGACTTTAAGGGTGTATGGGAAGCCATGGAAGAGTGCCAGAAGCTAGGCCTCACCCAGTCCATCGGAGTCAGCAATTTTTCATGCCAAAAGATCGAAACCTTGCTTGCCACTGCCAAAATCCCTCCTGCAGTCAACCAA GTGGAGATGAATCCAGTATGGCAGCAGAAGAAGGTGAGAGAATTGTGTAAGAGAAAGGGTATAGTTGTCACGGCCTACTCTCCTTTGGGGGGGCAAGGAACACCATGGGGATCCAACGCCGTTATGGAATGTGAGGTCCTCAAACAGATTGCAGATGCAAAGGGGAAAAGTCTTGCTCAGGTTTGTCTGAGGTGGGTTTATGAGCAAGGGGTGAGTTTTGTGGTCAAGAGCTTCAATAAGGAGAGGATTAAAGAGAATGTGGAAATATTCGACTGGGAGCTGAGTCCTGAGGAGGTGGAAAAGATCGATCAAATCCCGCAAAAAAGAGGGTATCAGGCATTTGATTTCATAGCAGATCAAGGCCCTTACAAGTCTCCTGAAGAATTTTGGGATGGAGAAATTTAA